Proteins encoded within one genomic window of Kibdelosporangium phytohabitans:
- a CDS encoding trans-sulfuration enzyme family protein, protein MALDTRAVHAGRDDLVDLGVHAVPLDFSTTYPARDSAAEAARLDTFATGEMDGGLPIYSRVSNPTVERFESAIAELEGCQTAVAFASGMAALSACLLASVVQGKPHVVAVRPLYGTTDHLLESGLLGTFVTWAAADEVASAIRPDTGLVVVESPANPTLTEVDIAAVTEAAGPVPVLVDNTFATPVLQRPVEHGARITMHSATKFLGGHGDVMGGVIACDEEYARVLRQLRFVTGGVLHPMAGYLLLRGLSTLPVRIRAASATAAELARRLADHPKVERVHYPRIGGALVSIEVTGDPCAVVSEVRVITPAVSLGSVDSLIQHPGSLTHRIMPPDAREDAGISEQLLRLSIGLEDVEDLWQDLDQALVKA, encoded by the coding sequence ATGGCACTCGACACCCGCGCAGTTCACGCAGGTCGCGACGATCTCGTCGACCTGGGCGTGCACGCCGTTCCCCTGGACTTCTCCACTACCTACCCGGCGCGGGACAGCGCTGCCGAAGCGGCACGCCTGGACACCTTCGCCACCGGTGAGATGGACGGTGGCCTGCCGATCTACAGCCGCGTCAGCAACCCGACGGTCGAGCGTTTCGAGAGCGCGATCGCCGAACTCGAGGGTTGCCAGACCGCGGTCGCGTTCGCGAGTGGGATGGCCGCGCTGTCAGCGTGTCTGCTGGCGTCGGTCGTGCAGGGCAAGCCGCACGTGGTCGCGGTGCGTCCGCTGTACGGCACCACGGATCACCTGCTGGAGTCAGGGCTGCTCGGCACGTTCGTCACGTGGGCCGCCGCCGACGAGGTGGCGAGTGCGATCCGGCCGGACACCGGCCTGGTCGTCGTGGAGTCACCCGCGAACCCGACACTGACCGAAGTGGACATCGCGGCCGTCACCGAAGCCGCCGGGCCGGTGCCCGTGCTGGTGGACAACACCTTCGCGACACCTGTGCTGCAACGACCGGTCGAGCACGGTGCGCGGATCACCATGCACAGCGCGACGAAGTTCCTCGGTGGACACGGCGACGTGATGGGCGGGGTCATCGCGTGCGACGAGGAATACGCGCGCGTCCTGCGTCAACTGCGGTTCGTCACCGGCGGAGTGCTGCACCCGATGGCGGGATACCTGTTGCTGCGCGGGCTTTCCACGCTCCCTGTGAGGATCCGTGCGGCGTCGGCCACGGCGGCTGAGCTCGCGCGGCGGCTGGCCGATCACCCGAAGGTCGAGCGCGTGCACTACCCACGGATCGGCGGCGCGCTGGTGTCCATCGAGGTGACGGGCGACCCGTGCGCTGTTGTCAGCGAGGTACGGGTGATCACGCCCGCTGTCAGCCTCGGCAGCGTCGACAGCCTCATCCAGCACCCCGGTTCGCTGACCCACCGCATCATGCCGCCTGATGCCCGCGAGGACGCGGGCATCAGCGAGCAGTTGCTGCGGTTGTCGATCGGGCTCGAGGACGTCGAGGACCTCTGGCAGGACCTGGATCAGGCGCTGGTGAAGGCGTGA
- a CDS encoding isocitrate lyase/PEP mutase family protein, translating to MYQEFRALHVPGKPLVLANAWDAGSARLIEAAGVAAVATTSTGIAWSLGLPDGENLARADMLEVVRRIVRAVDLPVTADIESGYADSLDGVAQTVTEFRDAGVVGINFEDAWHGGPQTLRAIADQAVRISAVRKAAGADLFVNARIDTYLLSTGDLADTITRAVAYLDAGADGVFVPGLTDVDVIKGLVAEIGGPVNVMAGPGAPTIAEFAAAGAARVSLGANLAAAAYGSARRAAAEAVTAGTYEWVIEASDFGLLQR from the coding sequence ATGTACCAAGAGTTTCGGGCGCTGCATGTGCCCGGCAAGCCCCTCGTGCTCGCCAACGCGTGGGACGCGGGGAGCGCTCGCCTGATCGAGGCCGCGGGAGTGGCCGCGGTGGCGACGACGAGTACCGGGATCGCTTGGAGCTTGGGGCTCCCCGACGGCGAGAACCTCGCACGTGCCGACATGCTCGAGGTTGTCCGGCGCATTGTGAGGGCCGTGGACCTGCCGGTCACGGCCGACATCGAGAGCGGTTACGCCGACAGCCTGGACGGCGTCGCGCAGACCGTCACCGAGTTCAGGGACGCCGGTGTCGTGGGCATCAACTTCGAAGACGCCTGGCACGGCGGTCCGCAGACGTTACGCGCCATCGCTGACCAGGCAGTTCGGATCAGTGCCGTCCGCAAGGCCGCGGGCGCGGACCTGTTCGTCAACGCCCGCATCGACACGTACCTGCTGTCCACCGGCGACCTGGCTGACACGATCACTCGTGCCGTCGCCTACCTCGACGCCGGCGCCGACGGTGTTTTCGTGCCAGGGCTGACGGACGTGGACGTCATCAAAGGGCTCGTCGCTGAGATCGGTGGCCCGGTGAACGTCATGGCCGGACCGGGAGCGCCCACGATCGCCGAGTTCGCCGCAGCCGGTGCCGCGCGGGTCAGCCTCGGTGCGAACCTCGCGGCCGCCGCCTACGGATCCGCGCGCCGGGCAGCGGCCGAAGCCGTCACCGCGGGAACGTACGAATGGGTCATCGAGGCGTCGGATTTCGGGCTGTTGCAGCGTTAG
- a CDS encoding Lrp/AsnC family transcriptional regulator: MPDTETLDSVDVAILRILQADGRTANKDLAAQVGVAPSTCLDRVARLRRLGVITGYAATVAPEAVGRSVQALLSVQVQPHARPVVDPFVQHVLSLPETVALHHVTGASDFIVHVACSSTADLQRLVLDEYTTRREVGRVETHLIFSTWTGGPVLPPR, from the coding sequence ATGCCCGACACCGAGACCCTGGATTCGGTCGACGTCGCGATCCTCCGGATCCTGCAGGCGGACGGCCGGACAGCCAACAAGGACCTGGCAGCCCAGGTCGGCGTGGCGCCGTCGACCTGCCTCGACCGAGTGGCGAGACTGCGGCGTCTCGGCGTGATCACCGGCTACGCGGCGACCGTGGCCCCGGAAGCCGTCGGCCGCAGCGTCCAGGCCCTGCTGAGCGTGCAGGTCCAGCCACACGCCCGGCCGGTGGTCGACCCGTTCGTGCAACACGTGCTGTCCCTGCCGGAAACCGTGGCCCTGCACCACGTGACCGGGGCCAGCGACTTCATCGTGCACGTCGCGTGCAGCAGCACAGCCGACCTGCAACGCCTGGTGCTCGACGAGTACACCACCCGCCGCGAGGTCGGCCGCGTGGAAACCCACTTGATCTTCTCGACGTGGACCGGCGGCCCGGTCCTGCCGCCGCGCTAA